In the Malaclemys terrapin pileata isolate rMalTer1 chromosome 12, rMalTer1.hap1, whole genome shotgun sequence genome, one interval contains:
- the YTHDF1 gene encoding YTH domain-containing family protein 1, with product MSATSVDPQRPKGQDNKVQNGSLHQKDTVHDNDFEPYLSGQSNQNNSYPSMTDPYLSNYYPPSIGFPYSLNEAPWSTGGDPPIPYLTTYGQLSNGDHHFMHDAVFGQPGGLGNNIYQHRFNFFPENPAFSAWGTSGSQGQQTQSSAYGSSYSYPPSSLGGTIVDGQTGFHNDTLNKAPGMNSIEQGMVGLKIGGDVTTSAVKTVGSVVNNAGMTGALPGNGGSSVNLPVSKPTSWAAIASKPAKPQPKMKTKTGPVIGGALPPPPIKHNMDIGTWDNKGPVAKVPAPQQIPSPQSVPQQQMVQPIPAQPPPLTQPQYQSPQQPPQNRWVAPRNRNAAFGQSGGTGNDSNSTGSTQPNSVPSGESHPVLEKLKAAHSYNPKDFEWNLKNGRVFIIKSYSEDDIHRSIKYSIWCSTEHGNKRLDSAFRSMNSKGPVYLLFSVNGSGHFCGVAEMKSPVDYGTSAGVWSQDKWKGKFDVKWIFVKDVPNNQLRHIRLENNDNKPVTNSRDTQEVPLEKAKQVLKIIATYKHTTSIFDDFSHYEKRQEEEEVVRKERQNRNKQ from the exons aataatAGCTATCCATCAATGACTGATCCCTATTTGTCCAATTATTATCCACCATCTATTGGGTTTCCCTATTCTCTCAATGAAGCACCGTGGTCTACTGGAGGAGATCCTCCTATCCCATACCTCACCACCTATGGACAGCTCAGTAATGGAGACCATCATTTTATGCATGATGCTGTTTTTGGACAGCCTGGGGGTCTGGGAAATAACATCTACCAACACAGATTTAATTTTTTCCCTGAAAATCCTGCTTTCTCAGCTTGGGGAACAAGTGGATCCCAAGGACAGCAGACTCAAAGTTCAGCTTATGGGAGCAGTTACAGCTACCCACCTAGTTCACTGGGTGGCACGATTGTGGATGGACAAACAGGATTTCATAATGATACTTTGAATAAAGCACCTGGAATGAATAGTATTGAACAGGGAATGGTTGGACTTAAGATTGGTGGAGATGTAACAACTTCTGCTGTGAAAACAGTAGGTTCTGTTGTCAACAATGCCGGAATGACAGGTGCTCTTCCTGGGAATGGTGGATCCAGTGTAAACTTGCCAGTATCTAAACCAACCTCTTGGGCTGCTATTGCCAGCAAGCCTGCCAAACCACAacctaaaatgaaaacaaaaactggGCCGGTAATTGGAGGAGCTTTACCTCCACCACCTATAAAACATAATATGGACATAGGTACTTGGGATAATAAGGGCCCTGTGGCAAAagttcctgctccccagcagatCCCATCTCCTCAGTCTGTCCCACAGCAACAAATGGTTCAGCCTATTCCAGCTCAACCTCCTCCCTTGACCCAGCCACAGTATCAAAGTCCTCAGCAACCACCCCAAAACCGCTGGGTGGCTCCCCGCAACAGAAATGCAGCTTTTGGCCAAAGTGGAGGAACTGGTAATGATAGCAACTCGACTGGCAGTACCCAGCCTAACTCTGTCCCAAGTGGCGAATCCCATCCCGTTCTTGAAAAACTGAAAGCTGCTCATAGCTATAACCCGAAAGATTTTGAATGGAATCTTAAAAATGGACGTGTGTTCATAATAAAGAGCTATTCTGAGGATGATATTCATCGTTCCATTAAATATTCTATTTGGTGTAGCACAGAACATGGCAACAAACGCTTGGACAGCGCTTTCCGATCCATGAATAGTAAGGGCCCGGTCTACTTACTATTCAGTGTTAATGGTAGTGGACATTTCTGTGGAGTAGCAGAAATGAAATCACCTGTGGACTATGGCACTAGTGCTGGCGTCTGGTCTCAGGACAAATGGAAGGGGAAATTTGATGTCAAATGGATCTTTGTGAAGGACGTGCCCAACAACCAGCTCCGACACATCAGGCTGGAGAACAATGACAACAAACCCGTTACAAACTCCCGTGACACACAGGAGGTGCCCttagaaaaagcaaaacaagtGCTTAAAATTATTGCTACTTACAAGCACACAACCTCCATCTTTGATGACTTTTCCCATTATGAAAAGCGccaagaagaggaggaggtggtgcgGAAG gaaCGGCAGAATCGAAACAAACAATAA